Proteins co-encoded in one Desulfitobacterium hafniense DCB-2 genomic window:
- a CDS encoding ABC transporter substrate-binding protein: protein MRKPQRGLVFRLTAVLLAGALLAGSLTGCASNQGAPAQSSQVGTEQPQPGESANLTPEQYEAAYQAEPAAKRVIHIGYNGGLCQAPIAIAQEKGFFEAEGLNTELTRAEDTRDAIVGGKIDTSAGMVAGWLKPITSGVDLVFTVGLHTGCASAIALADSPINSFADAKGKVVAINGGIGGIYHNIAYRLIAHDGYVPGDFTWKDFPAEQALQVLQKGEASIAVLADQLAEKWVQEGLVKRIRSTTLDEDFKNETCCVLGISGDFIRENPVTAEKITRAIYKASLWVEENKEETAQILLDNKHISGSVDYAMDLLKLYNYNVTNDGTEKSIYDSIDEYKALGVIDQNLDAETFKKQVWHRFELEDLKN, encoded by the coding sequence ATGAGAAAACCGCAAAGAGGCTTGGTATTCCGATTAACCGCAGTGCTTCTTGCAGGAGCGCTGCTGGCAGGGAGTCTTACAGGCTGCGCTTCGAACCAAGGGGCTCCGGCCCAAAGCAGCCAAGTCGGGACAGAACAGCCGCAGCCCGGAGAATCCGCCAATCTGACCCCGGAGCAATATGAGGCAGCCTATCAAGCGGAGCCGGCCGCCAAACGGGTGATTCATATTGGGTACAATGGCGGGCTGTGCCAGGCGCCCATCGCCATTGCTCAAGAAAAAGGCTTTTTCGAGGCGGAAGGACTTAATACGGAGCTGACCCGTGCCGAAGATACCCGTGACGCTATTGTGGGCGGGAAGATCGATACCTCGGCAGGCATGGTTGCCGGCTGGCTTAAACCCATCACCAGCGGAGTGGATCTGGTATTTACGGTCGGCCTGCACACCGGCTGCGCCTCGGCCATTGCCCTGGCTGATTCGCCCATCAATTCCTTTGCGGATGCCAAAGGAAAGGTTGTGGCCATTAATGGCGGGATCGGCGGTATCTATCATAACATTGCTTATCGTCTGATTGCCCATGATGGGTACGTTCCAGGAGATTTTACTTGGAAGGACTTCCCTGCCGAACAGGCTCTTCAGGTATTGCAGAAAGGTGAAGCTTCCATAGCCGTACTTGCGGATCAACTAGCTGAGAAATGGGTCCAGGAAGGACTGGTGAAAAGAATTCGCTCCACTACTCTGGATGAAGATTTTAAGAATGAAACCTGCTGCGTACTGGGTATCTCAGGAGATTTTATCCGTGAGAATCCTGTAACTGCCGAAAAAATTACCAGAGCAATTTACAAGGCCAGTCTGTGGGTGGAGGAAAATAAAGAAGAAACAGCTCAGATTCTCCTGGATAATAAGCATATCAGTGGCAGTGTTGATTATGCCATGGATTTGCTTAAGCTCTATAATTATAACGTCACCAACGATGGCACGGAAAAATCCATCTATGATTCTATCGACGAATATAAGGCATTGGGTGTCATCGATCAGAATCTTGATGCTGAAACCTTTAAGAAACAAGTCTGGCATCGGTTTGAGCTGGAAGATCTGAAGAATTAA
- a CDS encoding ABC transporter permease, which yields MSTTPPLTSDQLAELEKRPKTEWQRTLDYMISGAPVAVAVILFLQYYFLPNYKFNTTTAVYPLFVGFFVLLLLGRFIGSFFSKKVHESLRAQAPFYSAVFILLIIFDYLTLKTGKLPLPYFPWPDKILNAIIEDRVLLLDCIRNSLILLFTGYFFGGIVGLITGVTAGWSKKVHYWVMPIIKILGPIPSTTWLPIVLIIASSLFKGSVFLIALGVWYPVTIATLTGVANVRKSYFEVARTLGARQRRLVFKVALPAAMPNIFQGLTQGMSVACTTLMVAEMMGVESGLGWYINWQKGWAEFGKMYAAVIVICLTFTVVNIVLTQVKKRVLRWQEGTIQ from the coding sequence ATGAGCACCACACCGCCGTTGACCAGCGACCAGCTGGCAGAATTGGAAAAACGCCCCAAGACTGAATGGCAGCGAACTTTAGACTATATGATCAGTGGTGCACCTGTAGCCGTGGCCGTAATCCTCTTTCTGCAATATTATTTCCTGCCCAACTATAAATTCAATACCACAACAGCGGTTTATCCGCTGTTTGTGGGATTCTTTGTGCTCCTGCTGCTGGGACGGTTCATTGGATCTTTCTTCTCCAAAAAAGTTCATGAAAGCTTAAGGGCTCAAGCTCCTTTCTATAGCGCAGTTTTTATTTTGCTGATTATATTTGATTATCTGACCCTTAAAACCGGAAAATTGCCCCTTCCCTACTTTCCCTGGCCGGACAAGATTCTCAATGCCATCATTGAGGACCGGGTGCTGCTGTTGGATTGCATCAGAAATTCGCTCATTCTGCTGTTTACGGGATACTTTTTTGGAGGCATTGTTGGCCTCATCACCGGCGTGACTGCCGGATGGTCGAAAAAAGTTCATTACTGGGTTATGCCGATCATTAAGATCTTAGGCCCGATTCCTTCCACCACCTGGCTGCCTATTGTTCTGATCATAGCGTCTTCATTGTTTAAAGGAAGTGTGTTTCTCATTGCTTTAGGGGTCTGGTATCCGGTGACCATAGCCACTCTGACAGGAGTTGCGAATGTGCGCAAATCCTATTTTGAAGTCGCCAGAACCCTGGGTGCACGGCAGAGACGGCTTGTTTTTAAAGTTGCTCTTCCTGCCGCTATGCCGAATATCTTTCAAGGGTTAACCCAGGGCATGAGTGTAGCCTGCACTACCCTTATGGTTGCGGAGATGATGGGAGTGGAGTCAGGCTTGGGGTGGTACATCAACTGGCAAAAGGGCTGGGCGGAGTTTGGCAAGATGTATGCAGCGGTTATTGTCATTTGCCTGACCTTTACCGTGGTGAACATCGTGCTGACCCAAGTGAAAAAACGAGTATTGCGCTGGCAGGAAGGGACGATCCAATGA
- a CDS encoding ABC transporter ATP-binding protein has product MNGGKGYIQIKNVTKIFARNDLATTLTALSDVSIDIQPGEFVSIVGASGCGKSTLLRIIAGLETPTHGGAFCDGERIEEPSARRGLVFQDPTLFPWLNVWDNVAFGLKAEGKYKEKKESISKLLQLIGLEEFHKSYPHQLSGGMSQRVSLIRALANEPDVLLLDEPLGALDAFTRMNIQDELINLWKQRGTTMILITHDVDEAIYLSNRIIVMSPRPGRIMKELKLDMYHPRNRGASEFVDYRNQILKLLHFADEEVTEYYL; this is encoded by the coding sequence ATGAACGGAGGAAAAGGGTATATCCAAATCAAGAATGTTACTAAAATTTTTGCCCGCAATGATCTGGCTACGACCCTGACTGCCTTAAGTGATGTGAGTATAGATATTCAGCCGGGAGAATTTGTGTCCATCGTGGGGGCCAGCGGCTGCGGTAAATCCACCCTTTTGCGAATTATCGCCGGGTTGGAGACACCCACTCATGGAGGAGCTTTTTGCGATGGTGAAAGGATAGAGGAACCCAGTGCCAGGCGAGGGTTGGTTTTTCAGGATCCGACGCTTTTCCCCTGGCTCAATGTCTGGGATAACGTTGCTTTCGGGCTGAAAGCAGAGGGGAAATATAAGGAGAAAAAAGAAAGCATTTCAAAATTGCTCCAACTCATTGGGCTGGAGGAGTTTCATAAATCTTACCCTCATCAGCTTTCCGGAGGCATGAGCCAGCGGGTTTCTCTGATTAGGGCACTGGCCAATGAACCGGATGTTCTGCTTCTGGATGAACCTTTGGGTGCCCTGGATGCTTTTACCCGCATGAATATCCAGGATGAGCTGATCAATCTCTGGAAGCAGCGCGGTACCACCATGATCCTTATTACCCACGATGTGGACGAAGCTATCTATCTTTCCAATCGAATTATTGTGATGTCGCCCCGGCCGGGGCGCATCATGAAAGAGTTAAAATTGGATATGTACCATCCCCGCAATCGGGGAGCCTCTGAATTTGTCGATTATCGCAATCAGATCCTCAAGCTTCTGCATTTTGCTGATGAAGAGGTAACGGAATATTATCTCTGA
- a CDS encoding NifB/NifX family molybdenum-iron cluster-binding protein yields MLAAFASKDGKFVSQHFGHSPCFYIVEINEESYAWTFAERRENSPPCRFGEHDDQTFADSISLLSDCQVLFAVKVGSYAKAVLQRHNVQVLEMTGFIEDILAGYISYLKKQRERRAHHKH; encoded by the coding sequence ATGTTGGCAGCCTTTGCCTCTAAGGATGGGAAATTCGTAAGTCAGCATTTTGGGCATAGTCCCTGCTTTTATATCGTGGAAATCAATGAGGAGTCCTATGCCTGGACCTTCGCGGAACGTCGTGAAAACAGTCCTCCCTGCCGTTTCGGTGAGCATGATGATCAGACTTTTGCAGATAGTATCTCCTTACTATCTGACTGCCAGGTTCTCTTTGCGGTCAAAGTAGGATCTTACGCTAAGGCAGTGCTGCAGAGACACAATGTTCAGGTCTTGGAGATGACCGGCTTTATTGAAGATATCTTGGCAGGATATATCTCCTATCTGAAAAAGCAAAGGGAGAGGAGGGCTCATCATAAGCATTAA
- a CDS encoding radical SAM protein, whose amino-acid sequence MAVEIEAQGIRPLRRQIINQIEQLIETQMEHQLRTPNISDHPCFNGAVHGKKGRLHLPISPACNIQCRFCRRACNSKELRPGVAKGILPIEEAVDIVGKALELCPEITVVGIAGPGDALASFHAVEAFRQVHKAYPHLIKCLSTNGLALPGKADLLYDLGVRTVTVTVNAVDPWSASKVVSHILWEGKVYRGEEAGRILLAHQLRGIQQASQRGIIVKVNTVLIPTINDHCIGDIARTVKQAGATVHNIIPLIPQHELKDIPAPTCEQINKARSDGEVYLKQFRHCQHCRADACGIIGQEDLSAELYGGRRMETFSHG is encoded by the coding sequence ATGGCCGTGGAAATTGAAGCTCAGGGTATAAGACCCTTGCGAAGGCAGATCATCAATCAAATAGAGCAGCTGATAGAAACTCAGATGGAGCATCAATTGCGAACTCCTAATATCTCTGATCATCCCTGCTTCAACGGAGCAGTCCATGGGAAAAAGGGCAGACTTCACCTGCCGATCAGCCCCGCCTGCAATATCCAGTGCCGGTTTTGCCGGCGGGCCTGCAATAGTAAGGAATTGCGTCCCGGAGTTGCCAAAGGCATCCTTCCCATAGAAGAAGCAGTTGATATAGTGGGCAAAGCCTTGGAACTGTGTCCGGAAATCACGGTAGTGGGGATTGCCGGACCCGGGGATGCTCTGGCCTCTTTTCATGCAGTCGAAGCTTTCCGGCAGGTTCACAAAGCGTACCCCCACTTAATTAAATGCCTGAGTACCAATGGATTAGCTCTCCCCGGCAAAGCGGATCTTTTGTATGATTTGGGAGTCCGCACTGTTACGGTGACAGTCAATGCAGTAGACCCTTGGAGCGCATCCAAGGTGGTCTCTCATATCCTTTGGGAGGGGAAAGTTTACAGAGGTGAAGAAGCGGGGCGGATACTGCTTGCTCATCAATTGCGCGGGATTCAGCAAGCAAGTCAAAGAGGGATAATAGTCAAGGTCAATACAGTACTCATTCCCACAATCAATGATCACTGCATCGGAGATATTGCCCGTACTGTAAAGCAGGCAGGGGCAACAGTGCATAATATCATCCCTCTTATACCTCAGCATGAGCTGAAGGATATTCCGGCCCCCACCTGCGAACAAATCAATAAAGCCCGTAGTGACGGAGAAGTTTATCTAAAGCAATTCCGTCACTGCCAACATTGCCGGGCTGATGCCTGCGGCATTATTGGCCAGGAAGATCTATCCGCTGAACTTTATGGCGGACGGAGAATGGAGACTTTTTCCCACGGGTGA
- a CDS encoding sigma-54-dependent Fis family transcriptional regulator — MRDELFESFPFGIIRIDSTNKIQRMNHYAKQLTHALDPESLETLLTLKPKNDITTWSVANHQIALNVELFMVSGDSNRLLLLGLEPNFTSALPPQFERALEDLTTDPEEIVLRIVTMISEATSFERFDLVRVNPQLRKYSYAYSIGLEIEGSIYAPYSQIRKTGLGWILETEAPQLSSSLQPEGFSFSEDPMLYRTGFRSALRVPILFGHEVIGAILLGGTKALQFEIEDAYLISQISRHFSQAFYHSGIIQERSYQAMATSAFLHSMAENLKDDHILDFLNDYCIQLQIATQLESIYLCLLDQTHQQQKLLVSAGRKFPQKNEWKPLDKEIAAMLQAKSIVCYSLVHTSIQNTDELLNQGFTSTLYAPIEHRETIVAALVAAAMDEKASSPYMSGLFKVATEQLSSVVARLPNAPGAVPEPNSSRQLPKPTRKDRLQDQETSGFSRIIGSSKIMQDTIQNAARVAQYDFPILITGETGTGKELLAKAIHQSSQVAQGPFIVVNSAAIPANLLESELFGYQEGAFSGGVKGGKPGKILLANRGTLFLDEIGELSPELQAKLLRVIQEQEIEPLGAIKPIPIKVRILSATHRDLSSMVEQGEFREDLLYRLNSIEIKIPPLRERGQDILELAEHMLQFLAQSHDTPEKTLSPGAQDLFLKYTWPGNIRQLQNIINRLYVFAEGSTIHTQDLPPDLRVAETDKGHSEKEEIAGLLAEFGGNKTALAQYLGITRTGLWKKLKRLGLQ; from the coding sequence ATGCGTGATGAACTATTTGAATCCTTTCCTTTTGGGATAATCCGTATAGACTCCACCAACAAAATACAGCGGATGAATCATTATGCCAAACAACTGACTCATGCTCTGGATCCGGAATCTTTAGAGACCCTTCTCACCTTAAAACCGAAAAATGATATTACCACATGGTCTGTGGCCAATCATCAGATTGCTTTAAATGTCGAACTCTTTATGGTAAGCGGCGACTCCAACCGCCTGCTTCTGCTTGGGTTGGAACCGAATTTTACATCTGCACTTCCTCCCCAGTTTGAACGAGCGCTTGAAGATCTGACCACAGATCCGGAAGAGATCGTGCTGCGAATTGTAACTATGATCAGCGAGGCAACCTCTTTTGAACGTTTTGATTTGGTACGGGTGAATCCCCAGCTTCGCAAATACAGCTATGCTTACTCCATTGGTTTGGAAATAGAGGGCAGTATCTACGCACCTTATTCTCAGATTCGCAAGACCGGTTTAGGCTGGATTTTAGAAACGGAAGCTCCCCAACTGAGCTCCTCTCTTCAGCCGGAAGGTTTCTCCTTCAGCGAGGATCCCATGCTCTATCGGACAGGATTTCGTTCCGCCCTGAGAGTTCCTATCCTCTTTGGTCACGAGGTAATCGGCGCCATCTTATTGGGCGGCACCAAAGCCTTGCAATTTGAGATAGAAGATGCCTATTTAATTAGCCAGATTTCCCGGCACTTCAGTCAGGCCTTTTATCATTCCGGAATAATCCAGGAACGCTCTTATCAGGCTATGGCTACATCAGCCTTTCTGCACAGCATGGCGGAAAACCTTAAAGATGATCACATCCTTGATTTTCTCAATGACTATTGCATTCAATTGCAAATCGCCACTCAGCTGGAAAGCATTTATCTTTGTCTCCTTGATCAGACTCACCAACAGCAAAAACTCCTCGTTAGCGCAGGCAGAAAATTTCCCCAGAAAAATGAGTGGAAACCTTTGGACAAGGAAATCGCCGCAATGCTTCAAGCAAAGAGTATTGTCTGCTATAGCTTAGTCCATACCTCAATCCAAAATACGGACGAACTTTTGAACCAGGGATTTACCTCTACTCTTTACGCTCCCATCGAACATCGGGAAACTATTGTCGCCGCGCTGGTGGCCGCCGCAATGGACGAAAAAGCTTCTTCCCCCTATATGTCCGGATTATTCAAAGTAGCTACAGAGCAACTTAGCTCTGTAGTAGCCCGCCTCCCAAACGCTCCCGGTGCTGTCCCTGAACCAAACTCTTCTCGGCAGCTCCCTAAGCCAACAAGAAAAGATCGTCTACAAGATCAAGAGACTTCCGGATTTTCACGAATTATCGGCAGCTCCAAAATCATGCAGGACACAATCCAGAACGCTGCCCGAGTTGCTCAATATGACTTCCCCATCTTGATTACCGGTGAAACAGGAACCGGGAAAGAGCTGCTGGCGAAAGCGATTCATCAATCAAGTCAAGTTGCTCAGGGTCCGTTTATTGTGGTTAATTCGGCAGCTATACCGGCTAATCTTTTAGAATCCGAGCTTTTCGGTTATCAGGAGGGGGCCTTTAGCGGCGGAGTGAAAGGCGGCAAGCCCGGAAAAATCCTGCTGGCCAATCGAGGAACTTTGTTTCTGGATGAGATTGGTGAGCTTTCTCCGGAACTGCAAGCAAAGCTCTTAAGAGTTATCCAGGAACAAGAAATAGAACCTTTAGGCGCTATCAAGCCCATTCCGATTAAGGTCCGCATTCTCTCCGCAACCCATCGCGACCTTAGTTCGATGGTTGAGCAAGGAGAATTCCGGGAAGATTTATTATATCGACTTAATTCTATTGAGATCAAAATCCCTCCCTTACGAGAGCGGGGGCAGGATATTCTGGAATTAGCCGAGCATATGCTTCAGTTCCTTGCTCAAAGTCATGATACTCCGGAAAAAACCCTTTCCCCTGGCGCTCAAGACCTCTTTCTCAAATACACTTGGCCGGGCAATATCCGCCAACTCCAAAATATTATCAACCGGCTTTACGTTTTTGCGGAAGGTTCCACCATTCATACTCAGGATCTGCCTCCCGACCTTCGGGTGGCTGAAACGGACAAGGGACATTCCGAAAAAGAGGAAATCGCAGGCTTACTTGCAGAGTTTGGAGGAAACAAAACCGCTCTGGCACAATATCTGGGGATTACCCGGACCGGTCTTTGGAAAAAGCTAAAACGTCTAGGACTTCAATAA
- a CDS encoding DoxX family membrane protein, translating into MKNPIKSVIALLIRFYFGYYFLNAGIGKFQTGFNGDSVGGFLKGGLAQTAEAMAAAGKTGKANVTDTWGWLISHVFLPNADIMAVMVKTGEVMIGLGLILGCFTTLAAFFALTMNFSFLLSGTVSSNPQMVIGFLFVLYFAAASGAIGVDRFFMHKLVDKFPILNKGFLRHLFPVDAGHRGAIKNTISQVG; encoded by the coding sequence ATGAAAAATCCAATCAAGTCCGTTATTGCCCTATTGATTCGCTTTTACTTTGGTTACTACTTCCTTAATGCCGGCATTGGTAAGTTCCAAACCGGTTTTAACGGAGACTCAGTCGGTGGATTCTTAAAAGGCGGCTTGGCTCAGACGGCGGAAGCTATGGCAGCTGCGGGTAAAACCGGGAAAGCCAATGTAACCGACACTTGGGGTTGGCTGATCAGCCATGTGTTCTTACCTAATGCAGATATCATGGCTGTTATGGTTAAAACCGGTGAAGTAATGATCGGTCTGGGTCTTATTCTTGGTTGTTTTACCACTTTAGCAGCATTTTTTGCCCTAACCATGAATTTTTCCTTTTTACTTTCCGGGACAGTATCTTCTAACCCCCAAATGGTTATTGGGTTTTTATTTGTTTTATACTTTGCAGCTGCTTCGGGGGCAATTGGTGTAGATCGTTTCTTTATGCATAAACTGGTGGATAAATTCCCCATCTTAAACAAAGGGTTCTTGAGACATCTTTTCCCGGTTGATGCCGGGCATAGAGGGGCAATAAAGAACACAATAAGTCAAGTGGGCTAA
- a CDS encoding nitroreductase family protein, whose translation MDTIKAIELRKSVRSYLPKPVEAEIITQLVRAGNSAPKVGIFHTSVIENPGILGEINEEALVQYKNSGDKLLMGRAALEGYQPLYGAPVFFLFSAPFANPLKEATTSCAATCITIAATALGLGSCYIHSALQGIRGNSKLMEKIGIPFGLTPICGVVVGHSAEHSLPPHRSITENVNYCR comes from the coding sequence ATGGATACTATCAAGGCCATAGAGTTAAGAAAAAGTGTGCGGAGCTATCTGCCCAAACCTGTAGAAGCAGAAATTATAACCCAACTTGTGAGAGCCGGCAATAGTGCGCCTAAAGTGGGGATCTTCCATACTTCAGTCATTGAGAATCCTGGAATATTAGGAGAAATTAACGAAGAAGCCTTAGTACAATACAAAAACTCCGGCGACAAACTTCTGATGGGGCGGGCGGCACTGGAAGGGTATCAGCCCCTATACGGCGCTCCTGTCTTCTTTCTCTTTTCTGCCCCCTTTGCCAACCCTCTGAAAGAAGCCACCACCTCCTGTGCCGCAACATGTATTACCATAGCGGCAACAGCACTGGGACTGGGTTCTTGTTATATTCATTCTGCCTTACAGGGTATCAGAGGAAATTCAAAACTTATGGAAAAAATCGGTATCCCCTTTGGCTTAACTCCTATCTGCGGAGTCGTGGTAGGCCATTCTGCCGAACATTCCTTGCCCCCCCACCGTTCCATCACAGAAAATGTGAATTATTGCCGATAG
- a CDS encoding zf-TFIIB domain-containing protein yields the protein MKCPVCDAELTMSERQGIEIDYCPKCRGVWLDRGELDKIIERSNSFANSVNPAPASSNAPNPGQQYSGQTYEQPYGQPQHNPNYSNQDYYYKKKRRKSFLEELFD from the coding sequence TTGAAATGTCCAGTCTGTGATGCAGAACTGACCATGTCCGAAAGACAAGGTATAGAGATTGATTACTGCCCTAAATGCCGGGGTGTCTGGCTAGACCGAGGTGAGCTGGATAAAATCATTGAAAGAAGCAATTCTTTTGCCAATTCCGTAAACCCTGCCCCAGCCTCAAGTAATGCTCCTAATCCCGGACAGCAATACAGCGGACAAACTTATGAGCAGCCTTATGGGCAGCCTCAGCACAACCCCAATTATTCTAATCAGGATTACTATTACAAAAAGAAACGGCGTAAATCTTTCCTTGAAGAGTTATTTGACTAA